The Macaca thibetana thibetana isolate TM-01 chromosome 19, ASM2454274v1, whole genome shotgun sequence genome has a segment encoding these proteins:
- the NACC1 gene encoding nucleus accumbens-associated protein 1: MAQTLQMEIPNFGNSILECLNEQRLQGLYCDVSVVVKGHAFKAHRAVLAASSSYFRDLFNNSRSAVVELPAAVQPQSFQQILSFCYTGRLSMNVGDQFLLMYTAGFLQIQEIMEKGTEFFLKVSSPSCDSQGLHAEEAPSSEPQSPVAQTSGWPACSTPLPLVSRVKTEQQESDSVQCMPVAKRLWDSGQKEAGGSSNGSRKMAKFSTPDLAANRPHQPPPPQQAPVVAAAQPAVATGAGQPAGGVAAAGGVVSGPSTSERTSPGTSSAYTSDSPGSYHNEEDEEEDGGEEGMDEQYRQICNMYTMYSMMNVGQTAEKVEALPEQVAPESRNRIRVRQDLASLPAELINQIGNRCHPKLYDEGDPSEKLELVTGTNVYITRAQLMNCHVSAGTRHKVLLRRLLASFFDRNTLANSCGTGIRSSTNDPRRKPLDSRVLHAVKYYCQNFAPNFKESEMNAIAADMCTNARRVVRKSWMPKVKVLKAEDDAYTTFISETGKIEPDMMGVEHGFETASHEGEAGPSAEALQ; the protein is encoded by the exons ATGGCCCAGACACTGCAGATGGAGATCCCGAACTTTGGCAACAGCATCCTGGAGTGCCTCAATGAGCAGCGGCTACAGGGCCTGTACTGTGACGTGTCGGTGGTGGTCAAGGGCCATGCCTTCAAGGCCCACCGGGCCGTGCTGGCTGCCAGCAGCTCCTACTTCCGGGACCTGTTCAACAACAGCCGCAGCGCCGTGGTGGAGCTGCCGGCGGCCGTGCAACCCCAGTCTTTCCAGCAGATCCTCAGCTTCTGCTACACGGGCCGGCTGAGCATGAACGTGGGTGACCAGTTCCTGCTCATGTACACGGCTGGCTTCCTGCAGATCCAGGAGATCATGGAGAAGGGCACCGAGTTCTTCCTCAAGGTGAGCTCTCCAAGCTGCGACTCCCAGGGCCTGCACGCAGAGGAGGCCCCGTCGTCGGAGCCCCAGAGCCCCGTGGCACAGACGTCGGGCTGGCCAGCCTGTAGCACCCCACTGCCCCTCGTGTCACGGGTGAAGACAGAGCAGCAGGAGTCGGACTCTGTGCAGTGCATGCCCGTGGCCAAGCGGCTGTGGGACAGTGGCCAGAAGGAGGCCGGGGGCAGCAGCAACGGCAGCCGCAAAATGGCCAAGTTCTCCACGCCGGACCTGGCTGCCAACCGGCCTCACCAGCCCCCGCCACCCCAACAGGCTCCGGTGGTGGCAGCAGCCCAGCCCGCCGTGGCCACGGGAGCAGGGCAGCCGGCCGGTGGGGTGGCGGCAGCAGGGGGCGTAGTGAGTGGGCCCAGCACGTCGGAGCGGACCAGCCCGGGCACCTCGAGCGCCTACACCAGCGACAGCCCTGGCTCCTACCACAatgaggaggacgaggaggaggacgGCGGCGAGGAGGGCATGGATGAGCAGTACCGGCAGATCTGCAACATGTACACCATGTACAGCATGATGAACGTCGGCCAGACAG CCGAGAAAGTGGAGGCCCTCCCGGAGCAGGTGGCCCCCGAGTCCCGGAATCGTATCCGGGTTCGGCAAGACCTGGCGTCTCTCCCGGCTGAGCTTATCAACCAGATTGGGAACCGCTGCCACCCCAAGCTCTACGACGAGGGCGACCCCTCTGAGAAGCTGGAGCTGGTGACAG GCACCAACGTATACATCACAAGGGCGCAGCTGATGAACTGCCACGTCAGCGCAGGCACACGGCACAAGGTTCTCCTGCGGCGGCTCCTGGCCTCCTTCTTTGACCG GAACACACTGGCCAACAGCTGTGGCACCGGCATCCGCTCTTCTACCAACGATCCCCGCCGAAAGCCCCTGGACAGCCGCGTGCTCCATGCCGTCAAGT ACTACTGCCAGAACTTTGCCCCCAACTTCAAGGAGAGCGAGATGAATGCCATCGCGGCCGACATGTGCACCAATGCCCGCCGCGTCGTGCGCAAGAGCTGGATGCCCAAGGTCAAGGTGCTCAAGGCTGAGGATGACGCCTACACCACCTTCATCAGTGAAACGGGCAAGATCGAGCCGGACATGATGGGTGTGGAGCATGGCTTCGAGACCGCCAGCCACGAGGGAGAGGCGGGTCCCTCAGCCGAGGCCCTGCAGTAA